atgaatgttttaaaaaaagtaaataaatgCAAAGTTTTATCATAATCCAATCTCAAATTAATTATTGTTCCACTACGATTTTGTTAATCATACTTTCTCTATTTCTGTTTatataagtaatttttttaaaagaataataaatataaattactttataaaatcaaagagttatttaatttttttccaaaaattacCCTCGTATTTAAAAATGAAAGACATAGTCAGTTTTGAAAAGTTTTAATTTGAGACACAAATTCATAAGAAAGAGAAACTTGCTGTtattaactatttttttaataaatagaaTTAGATAAAAgtgatttataaataaaaaaaacggagtaagtttttttttaatagtaagtattttatatttgaacattttaaaaaaaaaagtattttatatttgaaaattgaaagtgCCTTCCATGAGGGTCCACTCTTGAATTGAAGCATTAACAAGAGAAGAGAAGCTTCTACGCAAGTCATTTCCTAGAAACTGTTAAACACTCTCCATGTACGCAACTAATTTAGAACAATAATAAAGACAAAGAAGCGCCTTATTCATCTTTTGTTTGAGTACGATTATTGGTATAACATTTGGTAAAAAATTCTAGaaaaaaaccgaaattatttGGCAATGACAACGAAAAAATATGCCAATTGCTAAAAGTAATCGAAAATGTATTTTCACAAAAAACTGAAGAACCAGCTAAGGATACAAAAATTGGTAAGAAATAAAAGCCGTGGAAACTCCTCCTACATTGAAATGTGACTTTTGCAATTGACCACATGAAAATGTCCAATGCAGAGGAATGAAAATGATAGCTAAGGTAATCGAGTAGAATCATCCCAATTTCTCTTGAAGAGGTCAAGGGAAATCTAATCAAGGACCATCAAGCAGAAGAGACCTCAAGGTTCATTTCCAAGTGACTCAGTTACCTATTCCAGGGAATATTGTAAGGCAGTAGAATTGAGGAGGGGTAAAAAGATCGAGGAGCCACAAAGAAAGAGGGTTGTAGATGAAGGAGGACAGAAAAAGGAATTTTTTAGAAAGGTCAAAAGATGATGAACAAGTAAAAAAttagagtgaaaaaaaaaattgatgaaaagaataagagtaaatatgagaaaaagaaagaattaaaatacagagagaagaaaagaaaactaataTCTCTTGAGAAATATGCAAAGGTACCCTTTCCAAATGTGTTGTTGAAAAAGAATATGGAGAAGCAATTCTCTAAGTTCATGGAGATGTTCAAGAAGCTGTAAAACAACATTTTATTCTCGGAAGCATTGGAGTGAAAAATACCTAACTATGTCAAGTTCATGAAGGACTTTTTTTCAAAGAAGATGAGGTTTGGTGATGAAAACAAAACTGACATACTTATTGAAGAGTCTAGTTCTATTCTTCAAAGAGAGCTCCTTCCTAAGGTAAGAGAGTATTAAATTAAGGCTTAAGAGAAGAAACATGCCCCACAAAATGAGGAACTTCCATGCTATGTTGGAAAATATTAATTAGCTCATCAACAACAGAATACAGCACTGATACCATTGGTGTAAAGAGCCTTAGCCTAGGACCATCACTCACAACAAGTATCAAAACCAGTATAGATATTATGAAAAGAAGAATCTACACCTATAAACTAACACAACATAGTACACAGTAGTGCATCATTCTTCTACCAAATTTCCTTATCAATCTTGACATCCCCAAGCTTAGATATGAGATGATCTTTTTAAGTCTTGTCCAATGCACCACTTCTCAACAGCTTTGGACCATAAGAGATAGTTGGAGGAACCCACCATTTATTCTGTTGCAATAGCTATCGTTGGAAATGAAAGTCGTAGAAAAAGGCTCTGACTTTCCTGTATTGGCCATGAGAAGAGGAAAGAGATGCTAGATGGCCACAAACCTGAAAACAgaaggaaagaaaggaaaatggACCACAAAAGTGGAATCCTGGCATAAAAACAACCAAGAAGAAATAAATTGGTGGTGGCGACAATGGTGGCCAGCAGAGGTTGGCAGTGACGGGAGGTGGCAGATCTGGATTGCCGGAAAGAGGCAACCCCAATGGTGGTAGCGGTGAAAGTAACTCTCACCGAAGAGATTGGGATCTAGCAAAAAGAAGAGAAACTGGCAGGCTGTTTTCCGGAGATTGGCGGTGGTTATTCTAGCGGCGCTGGAATGGTGACAGCAAGGCGAACTGAACAACACCGAAGGTGACAGAAACGGACACTGGTCTGAAAAGGTCGTCAGAAAGGTCGCCAGTAAAAAAAGGGGGTCGCCAGAAAAAGAGCCAAAATACCTAAATTCGAGCTCTAGATACCATGTAGAAAGAAAGTTCAAAGGACTTAAATAAATTCATTGTTGTTTCTTGACAAGAGACCAACATATATATACATCTTAGAACTTGGCATTAAGCCCAAACTACCTTATCACTTTATACAAACTAACTACTATACATTAACAACCTTACAGAAGTATTTACTTTTCCTCTAAGAAATAACTCAATCAAGTAGAAAGGAACCTTTGAAGAGTTACTATTATTATAATTACTACTAAACAAGGGATCTCTTTAACTTATTTCGAGACTAAAACAAAGGCTAGGAACACCTCTTTTTTACTACAGACTATatttgcataatatgttatgtaCATGGATAAACAtatgacaaacttaaattcagctaaggaaacaaaaaatatatatcatgCTTTATTGTAGCAAAGCCGCAAAAGTAAGCCACTAATAATAGTTCCTATCATGTCAGAAAAACACCTATCCAGCCATCCCaaaaataatatctaaaatctcTAACAGCCCTGCACTCATGTAAACTGGAGCACAATTAACTGTGATTGATCAATGCCAGCTATGGCCAAGGTAGAGAAAGAAACATTGCCAACTGCAAACTGATATTGTATCCTGAAACTTTGTTGAACAACAATCTAAGGGACAAGGTACGGATCATTAGGGGCATGCTGCAAGTACATATTCGAAATCTTAAAAAGGCACATTCTCCTTCACAGAAGTAAATTCTGGCTTGAGATTTCCTGACTTAGGCTCATTATTATTGTTTCAAAACTACAAAAATGCATAGTTTTACCTTCAGTAGCTATTGCAGATATTTTGCACAAAACTGATATCAATATCCCAACTAGGGAAGAAAATTTATTCATCAATTAATCAtggtaaaatactaaaatttatTTGTATACGAACAATACAGCAATCATCAAAAAGCACACAGGGAAAATCTGCAACATATAATTTGCTTCCCACATTTCTTAAAATCAGAAAAAGCATACCAATATTTCAAAACGTGTAATATCCAACCAGTTACATAAGCAGAAAAATCAATGTAAATAAAAATTGGAAAAACCAATCATCTTTGTGATTGCTCAATTCTAAAATATATATGCATGAAAAATATCTCACCCCACTAGGCCCAAAGGGCATGTAACAGTAAACGGTGTGTAATCAAGAAACATAATTAAAATCTCTAGGAAAATTTATTAGTGTTCAATTCCTAATTATATATACATGAACTTAGGACTCAGCCCAATCCTTCAGCCAGAATATGTCTACTCAGTAGAGTTTCTCATCCTAATAAACAGATATTTCATGATTATAAGATAATACAAAAGTCATAGTAAACCATGAACCGAAAATTGAATAGAAGCCTCAAATACCTTCTTGTTGATCAACAGGTTAAGCATTCGTTTTAATCAGCAGACACGAACTAAAGAGCATTATTCCTTTGGACAAACTTCCCTTACTCCTGCACAAGCTCCTTATAATACTTCAAAGCACCAACCATGTCTCTCTCGAAGACCCTTATACGAGCAAGAACCTTACTGAAGAATCTAAGGTAACTCCTTATATCTGCATTCTGCCTCTCACATCTACTTATTGCAACCTTAATACCCTTCAACAAGTTGGTACATTTATCAACCATTTCCAGATACTCAAATATACAATCATGATGAGCCCTGTGACAATCCTGGTCATTCTCCAATATCTCTTCAAATCCAACCTTCACAAGCTCCAACTTCTCACTGCAGCTAAAAACTTGTGCTTTCAACACTTGCCaagcttcttcatcatcagatttcATTTTATCAAAACTGTGCACAACAGGGACTCTCTCTTTGAGCTTCAAGAGCAGAACAGAATGACCATGATCTGGTTTACTTCCAAGAAAATCTCCAATGTCAGTCTTCTCATCCAGTAATTCTTCCTGAATGGAAACCACAGAGGACAGTGATGATGGTAACGCCTTGCTGGTAAAACCCTTTTGACAAAACCCCAGAATGAGAAACGCTGATGCAGCAGTTATGGTTGCAAAGGAGGGAAGTTTACGAAGAGTGTTGAAAATATGAGAAGATTTGGCTTCTGGGTATTGGATAGGAGGGTCAAAGGAGGGAAGTTTGGGAAGAGGGTTGAAAATTTGTGGAGTTTTGGGTTCTGGGTATTGGAGATTTTGCACAGGAGAATCAGAAggaggtgatgatgatgatgatgatgatagtgatgatgatgaagctCTAATGGAAGGTGAAGGTGATGAAGGTTGTGAGAGGAAAAGAGAAGGAGAgatggaaggagaaggagaatgGTAGTGGATGGAGGAGCATTGAGGTTGGTGACTGTGGTGAAGACTAGACAGGGCCTCCATTGATGATGGATGATGGTGTTGTGTTTTGGAAAATTGAATGTCAAAGGTTCTCTATTCTCAAAGCAAACAAGGGTTTGTGTCTCCCTCTTTCACTATGGTTGGTTTACAAAGGAGTTAGTATTTCCCTTTGTCTCTTTGAGAAAACAATTGGATTGAAGTTGTTAAACCCTTTCATTATTCGTGTTTTACAAAGTTAGAAGTATTAATAACAACATTGATCATCATTTAAGAtaataatttcaatttcaaaaagATGATAATTTCAATGTTAAGTATCAATATTAATTTTTCATAATTatcaatatttaaataataaattttagagatttaaattatttctataattatttaaaagtaCTTGATAAAATCTTTAAAGATCAAATGACATGTGTTAATCTCACATGTCATGTGAAAGATCTGAacttttaattacttttttaatgaaatatgATAGTCagtattatattattatttctcgCACAATTTTAATtcccctctctctctccatCTATTCATTAATAACCcaaatttcattaaaatataattaaaggcTTAGATCTTCATATGAGGGGATCCAATCCCAATGAATCTTAGGGCTCATTTGGCAAGTtgtatgatagtataagcttatacaatacattatagaCTTATCTATAGTTTggtgctaacattgtattgtata
This is a stretch of genomic DNA from Lotus japonicus ecotype B-129 chromosome 1, LjGifu_v1.2. It encodes these proteins:
- the LOC130729506 gene encoding uncharacterized protein LOC130729506, translating into MEALSSLHHSHQPQCSSIHYHSPSPSISPSLFLSQPSSPSPSIRASSSSLSSSSSSSPPSDSPVQNLQYPEPKTPQIFNPLPKLPSFDPPIQYPEAKSSHIFNTLRKLPSFATITAASAFLILGFCQKGFTSKALPSSLSSVVSIQEELLDEKTDIGDFLGSKPDHGHSVLLLKLKERVPVVHSFDKMKSDDEEAWQVLKAQVFSCSEKLELVKVGFEEILENDQDCHRAHHDCIFEYLEMVDKCTNLLKGIKVAISRCERQNADIRSYLRFFSKVLARIRVFERDMVGALKYYKELVQE